Proteins encoded by one window of Lycium barbarum isolate Lr01 chromosome 11, ASM1917538v2, whole genome shotgun sequence:
- the LOC132619973 gene encoding uncharacterized protein LOC132619973, with translation MGTSWHNVNGKIWIFVDAEIQVEIMRDTEQLLSCRFTHLGDGQELVLTVVYASTDRSGRIALWEDLYDMSSHITIPWLVGGDFNVITDDIEKFGGLPVQFAETEDFRQCIDICQLMDLGFTGSMFTWWNGRSDEACIFKRLDRCLGNQALQNCFPNLEVEHLIKQGSDHSPLLVGRALSKWSRDTYGDIFKQIATLEEVVQVHEQEFEQNPTGLNRERLQRVQADLIRFYAIEEKFWRQKAGMLWFQDGDRNTKFFHAHVNGKRTKLQLQRIQDHTGTWLDTEEEIAQEAIRFFSDQFKEENIPTDFSMLDKIPKMVTEEQNQQLYEMPDEAEVKRAVFGLNGDSAGGPDGFTGRFFQTCWEIIANDLVTMQSGFVKGRSIVENILLAQEIVHDIRIRGKPANVVIKLDMEKAYDRIPKKDFPFTYLGVPIYYGRRRNIHYKEIIEKIQNRLSSWTGKLLSIGGRTTLIKHVLQSMPIHLLSACDPPSAILAQIHRLFAKFFWSNSVGNSNFECDPTIILVKETAEVGQWDEQLLRRILPEDRADHIVQHINPPNENGQADKAFWKLDSRGKFTVGSAFQLLRQRKDPSNLYKQMWIKGLPIKISFFMWRFWKFKLPLDDKLKKWGHQFPSRCYCCQHPKVEDTSHVFLHSPTAQAIWKYFCGPVGINTENLQRGAVSCLQVISTSIWYLMLGKVCFAPLEAIRSFDIRAKFL, from the exons ATGGGGACATCATGGCATAATGTGAATGGGAAGATTTGGATTTTTGTGGATGcagaaattcaagtagaaataatGAGAGATACAGAACAACTGTTATCCTGTAGATTCACTCATTTGGGTGATGGGCAAGAGTTGGTGCTTACAGTTGTTTATGCGAGTACTGATAGAAGTGGGAGAATAGCTCTATGGGAGGATCTATATGACATGTCTTCACACATCACCATCCCATGGCTTGTGGgtggggattttaatgtcattacagATGACATTGAGAAATTTGGGGGTCTTCCTGTACAGTTTGCAGAAACAGAGGATTTTAGACAATGTATAGATATTTGCCAACTGATGGATCTTGGTTTTACTGGAAGTAtgttcacatggtggaatgggagatcGGATGAGGCTTGTATATTTAAAAGACTGGACAGATGTTTGGGAAATCAGGCTCTGCAGAATTGTTTTCCTAATTTGGAGGTAGAGCATCTCATTAAACAAGGTTCTGACCACTCCCCCTTGCTG GTGGGAAGAGCTCTCTCTAAGTGGAGTAGGGACACTTATggtgatatcttcaagcaaatTGCAACTCTGGAGGAAGTGGTGCAGGTGCATGAGCAAGAATTTGAACAGAATCCTACAGGGCTTAACAGGGAAAGGCTACAAAGGGTACAAGCTGATCTGATCAGGTTTTATGCTAttgaagaaaaattttggagacaaaaagcaggGATGCTGTGGTTTCAGGATGGAGATAGGAACACAAAATTCTTTCATGCTCATGTCAATGGAAAGAGAACAAAGCTACAATTACAGAGAATTCAAGATCATACAGGTACATGGCTGGACACTGAAGAGGAGATTGCACAGGAAGCAATCAGATTTTTCTCAGACCAATTCAAAGAGGAAAATATCCCTACAGATTTCTCTATGCTTGATAAGATTCCTAAAATGGTTACAgaagaacaaaatcaacaactctATGAAATGCCAGATGAAGCAGAGGTGAAAAGAGCAGTTTTTGGTTTAAATGGAGACAGTGCAGGGGGTCCTGATGGTTTCACAGGAAGATTTTTCCAAACTTGTTGGGAAATTATTGCAAATGACTTGGTGACCATG CAATCAGGATTTGTTAAAGGCAGGAGTATTGTAGAAAACATTCTGTTGGCTCAGGAAATTGTACATGATATTAGGATTAGAGGAAAGCCTGCAAATGTTGTCATTAAGCTTGACatggaaaaggcttatgacaga ATTCCTAAAAAGGATTTTCCATTCACATATTTGGGTGTACCAATCTACTATGGGAGAAGAAGGAACATTCACTACAAGGAGATAATAGAAAAGATTCAGAATAGACTGAGCTCATGGACTGGTAAGCTGTTATCTATTGGAGGAAGGACAACACTGATTAAACATGTTTTACAGAGCATGCCTATACACCTACTATCCGCTTGTGACCCTCCTAGTGCTATACTTGCTCAGATTCATAGATTATTTGCTAAGTTCTTTTGGAGCAACTCTGTGGGAAATTCAA attttgagtgtgATCCCACAATCATCCTTGTAAAAGAAACTGCAGAAGTGGGGCAATGGGATGAACAGTTGCTAAGAAGAATCCTTCCTGAGGATCGAGCGGACCATATTGTGCAGCACATTAATCCACCAAATGAAAATGGCCAAGCAGATAAGGCTTTCTGGAAATTAGATTCGAGGGGGAAATTCACAGTTGGGTCTGCATTTCAATTGCTCAGACAAAGAAAAGACCCCAGTAATTTGTATAAGCAGATGTGGATCAAAGGACTACCAATAAAGATATCTTTTTTTATGTGGAGATTTTGGAAGTTCAAGCTACCATTGGATGATAAGTTGAAGAAATGGGGACACCAATTCCCTTCCAGATGCTATTGTTGTCAACATCCAAAAGTGGAAGATACCTCCCATGTCTTTTTACACTCACCAACAGCTCAAGCCATCTGGAAGTATTTTTGTGGACCAGTGGGAATAAATACTGAGAATTTGCAA AGAGGAGCTGTTAGCTGCCTGCAAGTTATTTCCACAAGCATTTGGTACTTGATGCTTGGTAAAGTTTGTTTCGCACCTTTGGAAGCAATTAGAAGCTTTGACATTCGAGCTAAGTTCTTGTAA